One Setaria italica strain Yugu1 chromosome II, Setaria_italica_v2.0, whole genome shotgun sequence DNA segment encodes these proteins:
- the LOC101779125 gene encoding very-long-chain enoyl-CoA reductase, giving the protein MWPPFLYPPPASVYVAAMSAVSLMSMANAGLAELRGKHMAYSKFWHVVAAGAGGNTKQRGGGAVLSSRDGMLVAYAPALAAAAASFAVPGAVDGARAQVLAAALAAHFLKRVLEVLFVHRYSGSMPVDTAVTISTSYLLSTATMIYAQHLSRGLPDPPVDLLYPGVAVFAVGLAGNFYHHYLLSRLRADGGGGGGDKGYKIPRGGLFELVTCPHYLFEILGFFGFAMIAQTVYALAVATGTAAYLAGRSCATRRWYESKFDEFPARIKALVPFVL; this is encoded by the exons ATGTGGCCGCCGTTCCTgtacccgccgccggcgtcggtgTACGTGGCGGCGATGTCGGCGGTGTCGCTCATGTCAATGGCCAACGCGGGCCTCGCCGAGCTCCGCGGCAAACACATGGCATACTCCAAGTTCTGGCACGtcgtggccgccggcgccggaggaaACACCAAGCAGCGGGGCGGCGGTGCGGTCCTGAGTAGCCGGGACGGGATGCTGGTCGCCTACGcccccgcgctcgccgccgccgcggcgtccttcgccgtgcccggcgccgtcgacggcgcGCGTGCGcaggtcctcgccgccgcgctcgccgcccacTTCCTCAAACGCGTTCTCGAG GTGCTGTTCGTGCACCGGTACAGCGGGAGCATGCCGGTGGATACGGCGGTGACCATCAGCACCAGCTACCTGCTGAGCACGGCCACCATGATATACGCGCAGCACCTCAGCCGGGGCCTCCCAGACCCGCCAGTCGATCTGCTCTACCCGGGCGTGGCCGTCTtcgccgtcggcctcgccggcaACTTCTATCACCACTACCTCCTCTCGAGGCTGCgagccgacggcggcggtggcggcggcgacaaggGGTACAAGATACCCCGGGGCGGCCTGTTCGAGCTCGTCACCTGCCCGCACTACCTCTTCGAGATCCTCGGGTTCTTCGGGTTCGCCATGATCGCGCAGACGGTGTACGCGCTCGCCGTGGCCACGGGGACGGCGGCATACCTCGCCGGCCGGAGCTGCGCCACCAGGAGGTGGTACGAGTCCAAGTTCGACGAGTTCCCGGCGAGGATCAAAGCGCTGGTGCCGTTCGTGTTGTAA